A single Pseudomonas sp. DC1.2 DNA region contains:
- the rpoE gene encoding RNA polymerase sigma factor RpoE, which yields MLTQEEDQQLVERVQRGDKRAFDLLVLKYQHKILGLIVRFVHDTHEAQDVAQEAFIKAYRALGNFRGDSAFYTWLYRIAINTAKNYLVSRGRRPPDSDVSSEDAEFYDGDHGLKDLESPERALLRDEIEGTVHRTIQQLPEDLRTALTLREFDGLSYEDIAAVMQCPVGTVRSRIFRAREAIDKALQPLLQEN from the coding sequence ATGCTAACCCAGGAAGAGGATCAGCAACTGGTTGAGCGCGTTCAACGCGGCGACAAGCGAGCTTTTGATCTGCTGGTGCTGAAATATCAGCACAAAATTCTCGGGTTGATCGTGCGTTTCGTGCACGACACCCATGAAGCCCAAGATGTCGCACAAGAGGCCTTTATCAAGGCTTACCGTGCGCTTGGTAACTTTCGCGGAGACAGTGCGTTTTATACGTGGCTTTACCGCATCGCCATCAACACGGCGAAAAACTATCTGGTTTCGCGCGGTCGTCGGCCGCCGGATAGTGATGTTAGTTCTGAGGATGCAGAGTTCTACGATGGCGATCATGGCCTCAAGGATCTCGAGTCGCCAGAGCGTGCGCTTTTGCGCGATGAGATCGAGGGCACCGTCCATCGAACCATCCAGCAACTGCCAGAAGATTTGCGTACTGCTTTAACTTTGCGTGAATTCGATGGTCTGAGTTACGAAGACATTGCGGCAGTTATGCAGTGTCCGGTGGGTACTGTGCGTTCCCGGATTTTCCGGGCGCGGGAAGCCATCGATAAAGCCCTGCAACCGTTGTTGCAGGAAAACTAA
- a CDS encoding sigma-E factor negative regulatory protein yields the protein MSREALQESLSAVMDNEADELELRRVLNAFDDVETRETWARYQIARAVMHKDLLLPRLDIAAAVSAALQDEAVPAKASRGPWRSLGRLAVAASVTVAVLAGVRLYNQDEIAGVQLAQQSNQPSLAVPQVRGPAVLAGYKESSEATGPMASGVLQGQPGWHDQRLPSYLRQHAQQAALKGSESALPYARAASLENR from the coding sequence ATGAGTCGTGAAGCCCTGCAGGAATCGCTGTCCGCAGTGATGGATAACGAGGCGGACGAACTGGAATTGCGTCGGGTATTAAATGCCTTTGACGATGTTGAAACCCGTGAAACCTGGGCTCGTTACCAGATCGCTCGGGCAGTGATGCACAAGGATTTGTTGCTCCCTCGTCTGGACATTGCTGCGGCAGTTTCTGCTGCGCTCCAGGATGAAGCCGTTCCGGCCAAGGCATCGCGTGGTCCATGGCGTAGCCTGGGTCGATTGGCGGTTGCTGCTTCGGTGACTGTTGCCGTGCTGGCAGGTGTTCGTCTGTACAACCAAGACGAGATCGCCGGTGTTCAACTGGCCCAGCAATCAAACCAGCCGAGTCTGGCCGTTCCTCAGGTCAGGGGACCAGCAGTATTGGCCGGCTACAAAGAAAGCTCGGAAGCTACCGGTCCTATGGCGAGCGGTGTATTGCAAGGTCAGCCAGGCTGGCACGATCAGCGTCTGCCAAGCTACTTGCGCCAACATGCTCAACAAGCTGCCTTGAAAGGCTCTGAAAGCGCTCTGCCTTACGCACGTGCAGCAAGCCTGGAAAACCGCTAA
- the nadB gene encoding L-aspartate oxidase: MSQQFQHDVLVIGSGAAGLSLALTLPGHLRIAVLSKGDLANGSTFWAQGGVAAVLDDTDTVESHVDDTLNAGGGLCHEDAVRFTVEHSKEAIQWLIDQGVPFTRDEQSGTEDGGFEFHLTREGGHSHRRIIHAADATGAAIFRTLLFQARQRPNIELLEQRVAVDLITEKRLGLEGDRCLGAYVLNRSTGEVDTYGARFVILASGGAAKVYLYTSNPDGACGDGIAMAWRSGCRVANLEFNQFHPTCLYHPQAKSFLITEALRGEGAHLKLPNGERFMQRFDPRAELAPRDIVARAIDHEMKRLGVDCVYLDISHKPEDFIKTHFPTVYERCLEFSIDITKQPIPVVPAAHYTCGGVMVDQQGRTDVPGLYAIGETSFTGLHGANRMASNSLLECFVYARSAAADIIEQLPQVSIPIALPVWDASQVTDSDEDVIIAHNWDELRRFMWDYVGIVRTNKRLQRAQHRVRLLLDEIDEFYSNYKVSRDLIELRNLAQVAELMIRSAMERKESRGLHYTLDYPNMLPVALDTILVPPTYVD; the protein is encoded by the coding sequence ATGAGCCAACAGTTTCAACACGATGTTCTGGTCATTGGCAGCGGCGCTGCCGGTTTAAGTCTTGCGCTGACCTTGCCAGGTCATTTACGCATCGCGGTATTGAGCAAGGGCGACCTCGCCAACGGCTCGACCTTCTGGGCCCAGGGCGGCGTCGCGGCCGTGCTGGATGATACCGATACCGTTGAATCCCACGTCGACGACACCCTCAACGCTGGCGGTGGCCTGTGCCATGAAGACGCGGTGCGGTTTACTGTCGAACACAGCAAAGAAGCGATTCAATGGCTGATCGACCAAGGTGTTCCGTTCACCCGTGACGAACAGTCCGGGACTGAAGACGGCGGCTTCGAGTTTCACTTGACCCGCGAGGGCGGCCATAGCCATCGACGCATCATCCACGCCGCCGATGCTACCGGGGCGGCGATCTTCAGAACCCTGCTGTTTCAAGCCCGACAACGGCCAAACATCGAACTGCTGGAGCAGCGGGTCGCCGTCGACCTGATCACGGAAAAACGCCTGGGCCTGGAAGGTGATCGTTGCCTCGGGGCTTACGTTCTTAATCGCAGCACCGGCGAAGTCGACACTTATGGCGCCCGCTTCGTGATTCTTGCTTCCGGTGGCGCCGCCAAGGTCTACCTCTATACCAGTAACCCCGATGGCGCCTGTGGTGACGGTATCGCCATGGCCTGGCGCTCGGGCTGCCGGGTCGCGAACCTGGAGTTCAACCAGTTCCACCCCACGTGCCTGTATCACCCGCAAGCCAAAAGTTTCCTCATCACCGAAGCCCTGCGCGGCGAAGGTGCCCACTTGAAGCTGCCCAATGGCGAGCGCTTCATGCAGCGCTTCGACCCCCGTGCCGAACTCGCCCCCCGAGACATCGTCGCCCGCGCCATCGACCACGAGATGAAACGGCTGGGGGTCGATTGCGTCTACCTGGACATCAGCCACAAGCCCGAAGACTTCATCAAAACCCACTTCCCGACGGTGTACGAGCGCTGCCTGGAATTCTCCATCGATATCACCAAGCAACCGATACCGGTGGTACCCGCGGCACACTACACCTGTGGTGGTGTGATGGTTGATCAGCAGGGGCGCACCGACGTGCCCGGCTTGTATGCCATTGGCGAAACCAGCTTCACCGGCTTGCACGGTGCCAACCGCATGGCCAGTAATTCGTTACTGGAATGTTTCGTCTACGCTCGCTCGGCGGCGGCTGACATTATTGAACAATTGCCACAGGTTTCGATCCCGATTGCCCTCCCCGTCTGGGACGCCAGCCAGGTGACTGACTCCGATGAAGACGTGATCATTGCGCACAACTGGGATGAGCTGCGGCGATTCATGTGGGACTACGTCGGCATCGTGCGCACCAATAAGCGCCTGCAACGGGCACAGCACCGGGTGCGGCTGTTACTCGACGAGATTGATGAGTTCTACAGCAACTATAAGGTCAGTCGGGACTTGATCGAGTTGCGCAACCTGGCACAAGTGGCCGAACTGATGATCCGCAGCGCCATGGAGCGCAAGGAAAGCCGCGGACTGCATTACACCCTCGATTACCCGAACATGCTGCCGGTCGCGCTGGACACTATTCTGGTGCCTCCCACCTACGTCGACTAA
- a CDS encoding MucB/RseB C-terminal domain-containing protein gives MRAIPLLTLLLGGWFVVPAHADEAQDWLTRLGQAEQQQSFQGTFVYERNGSFSTHDIWHRVQDGKVRERLLQLDGSAQEVVRIDGHTQCVSGTLIAGLGDSPNSSARALDPQKLKDWYDLAVIGKSRVAGRAAVIISLTPRDQHRYGFELHLDKETGLPLKSLLLNEKGQLLERFQFTQLDTANVPSDKDLQAGSDCNAVTLDSDKASAVKIAQDWHSDWLPPGFELTSSTSRKDPETKTQVNSLMYDDGLARFSVFLEPLNGATVTDTRTQLGPTVAVSRRLTTPQGEIMVTVVGEIPIGTAERIALSMRSDAVAAK, from the coding sequence ATGCGCGCCATACCTCTACTTACGCTTCTGCTCGGTGGCTGGTTTGTTGTTCCAGCCCACGCTGATGAGGCTCAAGACTGGTTGACCCGTCTTGGCCAAGCCGAGCAACAGCAAAGCTTTCAAGGTACTTTCGTCTACGAGCGTAACGGTAGTTTTTCTACCCATGACATCTGGCATCGCGTCCAGGATGGCAAGGTCCGCGAGCGTTTACTACAACTCGACGGCTCCGCTCAGGAAGTCGTGCGCATCGATGGGCACACTCAATGCGTCAGCGGCACTTTGATCGCGGGGCTGGGGGACTCCCCCAACTCTAGCGCCCGTGCGCTTGATCCGCAAAAGCTTAAAGATTGGTACGATCTTGCCGTCATTGGCAAATCGCGTGTGGCTGGTCGTGCAGCGGTGATTATTTCACTGACGCCACGTGATCAGCATCGATACGGCTTCGAACTGCATCTGGACAAAGAAACAGGCTTGCCCCTGAAGTCATTGCTGCTTAATGAGAAAGGGCAATTGCTCGAGCGTTTTCAGTTCACTCAACTGGATACGGCGAATGTGCCGTCGGACAAGGATTTACAGGCAGGCTCTGACTGCAACGCTGTCACGCTCGACAGCGACAAGGCTTCTGCTGTCAAGATCGCCCAGGATTGGCATTCTGATTGGCTGCCGCCCGGTTTCGAACTGACCAGCAGTACCTCACGCAAGGATCCTGAGACCAAAACCCAAGTCAATAGCTTGATGTACGACGACGGTCTTGCGCGCTTCTCGGTGTTTCTTGAGCCTTTGAACGGCGCTACAGTGACCGACACTCGTACCCAGTTGGGGCCGACTGTCGCGGTCTCCCGACGCTTAACCACGCCCCAGGGCGAGATCATGGTGACTGTCGTGGGTGAAATTCCAATTGGCACTGCAGAACGGATTGCGCTTTCCATGCGCTCCGACGCTGTTGCGGCCAAGTAG